The following is a genomic window from Candidatus Poribacteria bacterium.
CCCCCTTCATTTCAAAATGGATAAGGTCGATTCAATGTAAGAATAATGAGACAGAAGGCACGGCAGAAATGCGAGATATATCTCTTGAAACCCCGCACAAGACGCGGAATTAACTTTAAGATACATCATGTATAGACAAATGTCAACAGGAATACAGGACAGAGCAACGAATGGCTCGCCGCCTATCACGACGAACGCAAAGGAGAAATTACCATACAATTTGCTATAGAAGATTACCCAAGCCAATGAATTTTGTTCACTGCTTCTATGAAAAAGACCGAAAAGCACGCAGAATTGGCAAGTTTCTTGCATTCTGTCATTCTCAAGATAGCACACTCAACGACAACCTTCTCAATCAACTAAAACGCAAGTTCTCAGGAAAGGTTGAAAATAGTAAAGGAGCAATACACATGGCTAAACGGACACAGGAAGTGGTAAATTCAGATCTGACGAGCATGAAGTCGCCGGCACTCCCTTTAGCGGTTGCTGGGAGAGACAATACGGTAATAGCAGATGCAATCGAGGTTTCACAGGATACGGGCATATGCCGCCGAAAGCTTGACGAACACCCGATGAAAGAGCAAAAGGAAGTAAAAGTGAGCTCCAGACGAACTCAACTCATCGCGCTATCAAAAGTTGTCAATAGGGCTTTCACAGGTTGGACAATCAAAACTCAGCGACAGGTATAAGAGTCAACCCTGCTATGCTCAGGGAAGATAGTCGACTAGCGCCTAGACGAGACCGGATACAACCGAGAAAGGTCTTGATCATCCTGAAAATCGCTCAATTTCGGTTGCTCCCAACTGCTGCCTCAACGAAAAGAGGGATTGCAAGAAAAGGGAAAGTAGGAACGGTAGGAGGAACTTCAGATATTATCCTGATGGAAAGAGGAATAAAAAAACCAACGTAGCTGTGATTTTCCGCAACACCGCTGCGGGTTTCAACGGTTGCACTGATGAGAAGAGCTCTGAGATACGGATAGCTTGCGCCATATGCAAGATGAATCGGGCTGCCTCAACAATTATCCCGACAATAAAGGAAATAGGATATAAAGTCATGATTGCCTCACATTTTATCTTGTTTTTTCGACAACTATTCAGACACAAAAAAGATAATATCGTCCCTCCAGTTTCAATTGTAATCTCAAAAATGGAAGCGCAGCTTGAAACAACCTCTAGACCTCACCGACTCCTCTACGTCTAATATCTTCAATCTCTTCTTCATCAAGGCATGGGTCGCAAACGGGCACGGATCATCTGGACACAGATGACAGGCAATCCTCAAAAAGGTTATTATATGCGTGTAAAATGTGTAATTGGTGTGTTGATGTTGTTTGTCACAGTAAGTAGTGCTGCGTCAGCACAGGACGAGATGGGAAAATTGGTCTTTGCTATCCGCAAACCGTTGGAAAATCGGAATGGTTTCCGAGCCTCAACCCGAACGCTGGAAAAAGGGCGAGGCACGACCAAATGGTGGGAGTTCTATCAGTATAACATCTGCACGATGAATCCGAACGGAACAGATTTTCGCCAACTCACAGATGATGGGGTTTCCCGCAGACCTCGATGGTCACCAAACAGGGGGCATATCGCTTACATATCCGGGGTTGATGGAGCGGAATCGCTTTATGTGATGCGGGGAGATGGCACTGAGAACGAGAGGCTCGTCAAGAGACAGCATCACATTCATGACTTCTGGTGGTCTCCGCTAAGTCGCGCAATCCTCGTTGTGGTTGAGATTGACCGTGCAAAGGACCGGCTCGAAAACTGGGACGTAGCGATTGACGGCGAATCAACAAAGCGGTGGAGAACCCGCCGGTGGGCGGAGGGTTGGCTGCACTGGGACGCCAAAGGCGAAAAGGTCAAAGAACCGAAAAACAAATTACTTGAGGCATTGCCGGAAGGAATCAACTGGCCCAAGTGGTCGCCAGATCGCAAATGGATCGCGTTCAGGACGGATGGGGTCCTCGCGTTGGCAGAACCCGATGTTGTTGGTATGACCGGATCATGGTTTCTTCAAAAAGACGAGCCCCCTTGCCAAAGGATAGAGGAGTGGTCCCCGGATGGCAAGCAGATCCTATTTTATACATCGGGCGAAATTTGCATCGCCACTGTAGAGAAAGGACGGTTCAAGAACTATCTGAATTTAAGCCTTTACAAGGGACGGGATGCGACGTGGAGTCCAAACGGGAGTCAGGTTGCATTCATTGGAGGCGATACGAGCGGACGCCGAACCAGTGAAATCTTCACCTTAGATGTTAAAACGGGCAAGATGCGGCAGCTTACCTCAACCAATTACGATTATTTCGATCTCCATTGGCGATAATTTGAAGGAATCTGTTGGAAGGATAGTTCTGTTCAAATAACTGGACAGACTTGCACTATAATCATACACAAAGAGATAGAATAAGAGATGATGGAACATTATAAACATACTCAGATTGGTTATTTGCTGCTCACCTTGTATAGTATAGTAGTATTGTTTTTAGGCTATTTCAATATCATGACGAGTTTTCACCCGCTAACCTTAATCAGCCTGACTATTGTCCTGATCGTCCTTGGGGTATTTTCTCGCTTAACAGTGACAGTTGATGACCAGATGATTAAGATTCAATTTGGGCTGAGAATCATCCGTAAGACTTTTCTGCTCAGAGAGATTGGGGCATACCGTGTGGTCAAGAACCCTTGGTACTACGGCTGGGGGATAAGATTTACACCTCGGGGCTGGCTTTTCAATGTTTCCGGTTTCTTAGCCATTGAGCTTCAGATGAAAAATGGGAAACGATATCGAATAGGAACAGATGATCCCGATAATTTAGCAGAAGCACTTGACAAAGCCCTACATACGGAATCCCAATAAGTTTCAACCGTTGTTTTAATACAGAACCGTTATCTTATTATGCTATCATTGCTAGCAATACAATCGACTCCGCTAGGTAGTAAGTGAAGACATTCTGCTTAAGCCTGCTCGGTTTCAGATATTCCAAAGTTCAGCAAGATGTACAGCAGAATGGCAGAAATAATCATAACCCAGTAGAATGTCAAGAATCGCCATCCGCCAATGGTAACAGCGAGAATTTCATTCGGTAGCAGCGGTTTGAAGATCAGATAGAACAGTGCTTCACTCCCGCCTGTGGCACCGGGCGTCGGTATGAACAGTGTAAGGATGAAAATGAGCCACTGTAACAGCAGAAAGCGGATGAATTCAACTTCTACCCCTAAGCTGGCGACAAGCATCGCAGCGACAGCATTCCGGCATATCCACTGTATGCCCGCAATGGTGGTGCTTAGCAGGAGACGAGATTTACCTGTTCCTCCAATCGTTCGACAGACGTTCAAAAAATCTGCTCCAGCTGCCTTCAACTGCCCTTGAAGTCCCTCCCACCTCTGTATCCTCAGTCCTGACTTTCGACAAAACAATGCCAGCCCACCTCCCCCAACTAAACCAACAATTAGGCAAGGTAACACCCAATGTAGATTAATTCCCTCTGAAATCAGATTGAATACAGGGTGATTCCATGATGATGAAATAGTCATCGCGACTGGCACCGCTACGATAAAAAAGAGGAGATCTTCCAGCGTTGGCAACGTCGTTACACATGCTGCTGCGCCGGTCCTAAGCCCGGCTTGAGCGAGCATCGCAATCTTCAAGGGTCCACCACCAACGGCTGTCGGCGTGATGGATGCAGCCAGCTCATTGGCGAGAACGATTTTGAAGAGCTTGTGTACACCAACACGGTAGCCGAGGAATCTTGTCCACATGATGGTGCGAACGGTGTGCCCTAACAGAGGAACTAGTGTTAATAACATCGCTAATAAGAGGTAACGTCCATCTAAACGGAGGAGTTCGGCGAGTTTCTGACGGTCTGTCGTCCAGAGGCAGAAAACCAGATTACCGATGACACCCACGATGACGAGAATAAGCAGAGGTTTGACAAGCCTGTCAAGATTTAGGAGAGATGTTCTAGGCTGCTTCTGTTCTGGCATATGATTGGGTTTAGTCAATTGTTCGATATCTCTTTCTACGCTCTTCAACGGCATGGTGAAATTATGGGTAAAAGATGTTACACGGTTATCGAAAAATTATCGTAAATTCATAACATTTCTTTTTTTGATTCTGTCAAAACCCCGGGAAATTTCCGGAACGTCATATTGCTATGATGTCACAAACTGTTAGGGGTAGATTTATACAACGTCAAAATCAGAGACTCGGTTTCTATTGCATGATTTCTCAAATTGACTCACAAACATATCCGTCAGTAATCCTCGAACGGTCATGCCGCTGTCCACAAACGATAGAATATTTTCCGCTTGATCTAAATCGGACGGGGTTGTATAATCATTTGAGTTGACCCAGCGTGTTACTGCCGCGAGCTTCAAGTCGATAATTCTTTAATCTATGCAAGCGAAACAGGAAATGGAAATGAGGGAGGAAATATGCAGATGAGCACAAATAAATCAGAAGATACAACGACAATGGACGCTTACGTTCAAGAGGGAGAACGGAAGGCTTATGAGATTGGCAATCGGGGGCCACTCCGATTTAACTCCAACGGCACGCTGCACAAGGACATCGCAGATGCCTACTGGCGTTGTGGGTTCTATGTGTTTGAAGGAGCATTAAGCGCAGAAGAACTCAAAGATCTACAGAAGGATTTTGAAACCGTGCTCGACCGAGCACCACATACGAAGGATGCAGAGGTTGATTCAGAGGGGAGGCCCGCGATTGGATCCGAGCTTACGAGATCCAGCTTCAATTTTGCAAAGCCGTTGAGCGATCCCGTGGGTGGAACATCAAGAAACAATGGTCGTCATCCAGCCAAAATGAACGAACCCACTCCACCGGAAGATGCTCCGGACTTTGTGATTACGTCTATCTCAAGCCCGCTTCAACTGATGGACTCTTTCCTAAGACTCTATGGTCATCCACAGCTTCTGTCTGTTGCAGAACACATTAACGGGCCGGATTTCACCCCCTTCACCGAATCCATAATTGTGAAGCCGCCGGGGTTGGGCGCATCTGTCGCATGGCATCAGGACGGAACCAAACAGTGGGATAAGCCGGATTGGGATCAAGGCACCCACGGGTTCAATTTCATGGCGCAGCTATATGGTAGCACGGCAGCCAACGGGGTTTGGGTATTGCCCGGATCACACAAACAGGGCAAACTGGACATCAAAAAGATGATCGAGGATAACAACGGTTCTGACCGTCTGCCCGGAGCAGTGCCGATGGTATGCAATCCCGGCGACGTTGTCATGTCCAACCGTCAAGCCTTGCACGCATCTTTCCCAAACACTTCGCCGGACTGGCGGGTGACAGTCAACTTTGGGTTCCACCGCTACTCCTCCGTTATTGACCTTGAAACGACATACGGCGAGGATACGGTAGTCTACGATGCAGAACGCATTTTTGAGAGATCTCGCTTGATTGCTGTAGGCGTCGCCGCCCGTCAGCAGCGTTTCCCCGATGAACCGCGCTACGTTTACCAACCTATGGTTGGAATGGAAGCCGCCAATCGGTGGAACGAATCGACAAAAGAAAATGTCGTGAAGGACTATAATCTGAGGGATCTCGGCATTTGAAGTATAGAGGTAGGGCTATAACACCTTTGATGGGTATCAATTTCAATAGCGTGGCATAGACGTAACGCGGGCTTGAGAGATTAGACAAAGGGAAAGCATGGCTGCGACTCAGTTCGATACTTGGAAGGCAATTACCGAACCCGACGAGTTCATTAAAGCTGCCCTAGAGGAAGCCAATATACCTGCGCTGATGGTGTCGCTTGTGCACCTGACTGGTGACATGAACATCATACGTGGGGATATTCGGCCTCACCCTCGCGTTCTCGGTGATCCCTATGTCGGCATCACCGAAGCGCAGCGAGCGACGGTGCGTGCGCAAGCCCTTGAAGTTCTTAAGACCTATCGGGACGATGGTTGCAAGCTGCCTCAAGCACCGTCCATGGATCAAGTTCGCGAAATGATGGCCTTCCTCGTCGGAGAGTCTCTGCCCGACGATTATGGACAATTTCTGATGGGCGAGTTGTCCTTGGACAGCAGAGATCCTTATGCCCCGCCGGGGATGGAAGATATCCCGCTAGAGAAAAGGCGTGCATTTCACGTTATCATTGTTGGCGCAGGTATGTCCGGTATCCTCGCTGCACACCGCCTCAAGGAAGCGGGGATTTCATTTACAGTTATTGAAAAAAATGCGTCAATTGGAGGGACTTGGTTCGAGAATACCTATCCGGGGTGCCGCGTTGATACCCCCAATCACATCTACTCCTACTCATTTAAGCCTAGGGATTGGCCAAAGTATTATTCTCCGCAGAACGTGCTTCTGAATTATTTTAACCAGTGTGCCGATGAGTTTGGAATTCGCCCACATATACGTTTCAACATGTCGGTTGAATCGGCAGAATTTGATGAGAAAACTTACAGTTGGAAAGTACGGGTCAAAAGTGCCAACGGTGCGAACCAAACCCTAGAAGCCCAAGCAGTCATAAGTGCTGTGGGGCAACTCAATCGTCCGAGA
Proteins encoded in this region:
- a CDS encoding PD40 domain-containing protein, with protein sequence MRVKCVIGVLMLFVTVSSAASAQDEMGKLVFAIRKPLENRNGFRASTRTLEKGRGTTKWWEFYQYNICTMNPNGTDFRQLTDDGVSRRPRWSPNRGHIAYISGVDGAESLYVMRGDGTENERLVKRQHHIHDFWWSPLSRAILVVVEIDRAKDRLENWDVAIDGESTKRWRTRRWAEGWLHWDAKGEKVKEPKNKLLEALPEGINWPKWSPDRKWIAFRTDGVLALAEPDVVGMTGSWFLQKDEPPCQRIEEWSPDGKQILFYTSGEICIATVEKGRFKNYLNLSLYKGRDATWSPNGSQVAFIGGDTSGRRTSEIFTLDVKTGKMRQLTSTNYDYFDLHWR
- a CDS encoding flippase-like domain-containing protein, whose amino-acid sequence is MTKPNHMPEQKQPRTSLLNLDRLVKPLLILVIVGVIGNLVFCLWTTDRQKLAELLRLDGRYLLLAMLLTLVPLLGHTVRTIMWTRFLGYRVGVHKLFKIVLANELAASITPTAVGGGPLKIAMLAQAGLRTGAAACVTTLPTLEDLLFFIVAVPVAMTISSSWNHPVFNLISEGINLHWVLPCLIVGLVGGGGLALFCRKSGLRIQRWEGLQGQLKAAGADFLNVCRTIGGTGKSRLLLSTTIAGIQWICRNAVAAMLVASLGVEVEFIRFLLLQWLIFILTLFIPTPGATGGSEALFYLIFKPLLPNEILAVTIGGWRFLTFYWVMIISAILLYILLNFGISETEQA
- a CDS encoding phytanoyl-CoA dioxygenase family protein — its product is MSTNKSEDTTTMDAYVQEGERKAYEIGNRGPLRFNSNGTLHKDIADAYWRCGFYVFEGALSAEELKDLQKDFETVLDRAPHTKDAEVDSEGRPAIGSELTRSSFNFAKPLSDPVGGTSRNNGRHPAKMNEPTPPEDAPDFVITSISSPLQLMDSFLRLYGHPQLLSVAEHINGPDFTPFTESIIVKPPGLGASVAWHQDGTKQWDKPDWDQGTHGFNFMAQLYGSTAANGVWVLPGSHKQGKLDIKKMIEDNNGSDRLPGAVPMVCNPGDVVMSNRQALHASFPNTSPDWRVTVNFGFHRYSSVIDLETTYGEDTVVYDAERIFERSRLIAVGVAARQQRFPDEPRYVYQPMVGMEAANRWNESTKENVVKDYNLRDLGI
- a CDS encoding NAD(P)-binding protein; translation: MAATQFDTWKAITEPDEFIKAALEEANIPALMVSLVHLTGDMNIIRGDIRPHPRVLGDPYVGITEAQRATVRAQALEVLKTYRDDGCKLPQAPSMDQVREMMAFLVGESLPDDYGQFLMGELSLDSRDPYAPPGMEDIPLEKRRAFHVIIVGAGMSGILAAHRLKEAGISFTVIEKNASIGGTWFENTYPGCRVDTPNHIYSYSFKPRDWPKYYSPQNVLLNYFNQCADEFGIRPHIRFNMSVESAEFDEKTYSWKVRVKSANGANQTLEAQAVISAVGQLNRPRLPDIEGREAFRNMGMT